A genome region from Thalassotalea euphylliae includes the following:
- a CDS encoding RDD family protein: protein MAKQETAKQEDTTFVRYTEFPRAGFFRRFGSWVYDALIAIAVYMVAGAIGFGLFALAANIGLVDTAGYDHLIDVKESSIVYRILVDGWGIGWVAFFFIYFWARNGQTIGMKAWRLRVQNLDGSVIDKKTGLKRLLPTLLGLGNFLVLFDRKNKQSLQDKLTNTEVVVLSLAANEPRR, encoded by the coding sequence ATGGCTAAACAAGAAACGGCTAAACAAGAAGATACTACTTTTGTCCGTTATACCGAATTTCCTCGCGCGGGCTTTTTCCGTCGTTTTGGCTCTTGGGTTTACGATGCATTAATCGCAATTGCGGTTTATATGGTCGCGGGTGCCATAGGCTTTGGACTTTTCGCCTTGGCTGCCAATATCGGCTTGGTAGATACAGCAGGATATGATCACCTAATTGATGTTAAAGAGAGCTCTATCGTTTATCGAATATTAGTGGATGGTTGGGGCATTGGCTGGGTCGCCTTTTTCTTCATTTATTTTTGGGCACGTAACGGTCAGACTATTGGTATGAAAGCATGGCGACTGCGAGTACAGAATTTAGACGGCAGTGTTATCGATAAAAAAACAGGCTTAAAACGCTTGTTACCAACACTTTTGGGTTTGGGGAATTTCTTAGTGCTATTTGATAGAAAGAATAAGCAAAGCCTGCAAGATAAACTAACCAATACCGAAGTTGTTGTTTTATCACTTGCCGCCAATGAGCCAAGACGTTAA
- a CDS encoding GAF domain-containing protein, with product MLNPPISANERSRIASLKKLNILDTAPEDKYDRLTQFVSQLFGVPIALFSIVDSKRTWYKSRIGLDAKESHRNDSFCAHAILQEESFVVQDTLKDKRFAENPFVLSKPDIRFYAAQPIRSPEGFNIGSLCLIDNKPREFNLASQRQLKQIAAIVELELAARNGKAYCLESQLLNHDGFNQIATIGQKICRDADIPLAVMYFYVKGLAGLKDLKPDSYTTILKIVVNSLKLSSTGSDVIARYEESGFVGLFSNCSMNSLTSTAQQISTLVNNNLHQKRISNIEVICGLAEDDGKQSLDELIFNAYMAHYCNARN from the coding sequence ATGCTCAACCCCCCAATTTCAGCTAATGAAAGAAGCCGAATAGCGTCGCTTAAAAAGCTGAATATTTTAGACACAGCCCCTGAAGATAAATATGACCGTTTGACCCAATTTGTTTCACAACTCTTTGGTGTCCCTATTGCACTCTTCTCCATCGTTGATAGCAAACGAACTTGGTATAAGTCACGAATAGGATTAGATGCAAAAGAATCGCACCGCAATGATTCTTTTTGTGCGCACGCCATTCTTCAAGAAGAAAGCTTTGTCGTACAAGACACATTAAAAGACAAGCGCTTTGCAGAAAATCCGTTTGTATTGAGCAAACCTGATATCAGGTTTTACGCCGCTCAACCAATAAGATCTCCTGAAGGGTTCAATATTGGCTCACTGTGTTTAATCGACAATAAGCCGAGAGAATTTAATTTAGCCTCACAGCGGCAGTTAAAACAAATCGCCGCTATTGTAGAACTTGAGCTTGCCGCCCGAAATGGCAAAGCATATTGCCTTGAAAGCCAGTTGCTTAATCATGATGGGTTTAATCAAATAGCCACAATTGGTCAAAAAATTTGCCGAGATGCTGATATCCCGCTAGCCGTGATGTACTTTTATGTAAAAGGTTTAGCAGGGTTAAAGGATTTAAAACCCGATAGCTATACAACGATCCTTAAGATTGTTGTCAATTCTTTGAAATTAAGCTCTACTGGCTCAGATGTTATTGCCCGATATGAAGAATCTGGCTTTGTTGGCCTGTTTTCAAATTGTTCAATGAATTCTTTAACTAGCACAGCTCAACAAATATCAACCCTTGTTAACAACAACTTACACCAAAAGCGTATTAGTAATATTGAAGTGATTTGTGGTTTGGCCGAAGATGACGGGAAGCAATCGCTCGACGAGTTAATTTTTAACGCTTATATGGCGCACTATTGTAATGCCAGAAACTAA